A window from Bombus fervidus isolate BK054 chromosome 12, iyBomFerv1, whole genome shotgun sequence encodes these proteins:
- the LOC139992806 gene encoding enhancer of split mbeta protein has product MVLRTITPHTAYTPVGGMEYEEPVSRTYQYRKVMKPMLERKRRARINRCLDELKDLMVTALQAEGENVAKLEKADILELTVRHLHTLRAARRLTLTPENSYADRFREGFTQCAQEVSSFLSTPVAAAVHPAAGAQLMRHLGGCLRRLEGPASTNTATTTVTAVSKTAPAVSPAASVMINVPQNVYTPPQSPASVVSSSGESTESANVVWRPW; this is encoded by the coding sequence ATGGTTCTGAGAACTATAACACCGCATACTGCCTACACACCGGTCGGCGGTATGGAGTACGAGGAGCCAGTGTCGAGGACTTATCAGTACAGAAAGGTGATGAAACCGATGCTGGAGAGGAAGAGGCGGGCCAGAATCAATCGTTGTCTCGATGAGCTAAAGGATCTCATGGTGACCGCTCTACAGGCCGAGGGCGAGAACGTGGCGAAGTTAGAGAAGGCTGACATACTTGAACTCACTGTTCGTCACCTTCACACGCTCAGGGCTGCCAGAAGACTCACTCTGACACCAGAGAACAGCTACGCGGACAGATTCAGAGAAGGTTTCACCCAGTGCGCGCAAGAAGTTTCGTCGTTCCTGTCGACTCCTGTGGCAGCAGCCGTTCATCCAGCCGCCGGTGCACAATTAATGAGACACCTCGGCGGATGTCTACGACGACTCGAAGGACCAGCGTCGACGAACACCGCCACCACCACGGTGACCGCTGTCAGTAAAACGGCACCCGCTGTCAGTCCAGCTGCCAGCGTAATGATCAACGTGCCACAAAACGTTTACACGCCGCCACAAAGTCCTGCCAGCGTGGTGAGTTCTTCGGGCGAGTCCACGGAATCTGCTAACGTTGTTTGGAGGCCGTGGTGA